One region of Bacillus pumilus genomic DNA includes:
- a CDS encoding NAD(P)H-dependent oxidoreductase — MNHLIIFAHPQQSLNQTLLDLVVSTLLNNGHKVTVRDVYALGFSPELSILEKAAIKRGDLPIAIQTEQKLIQQADVLTFIFPIWWTGLPAMLKGYVERVFSEGFAYQINEHGAIENLLRHKKGVIINTHDAPRTFLDSNRIVSASHRMTSDTEVFNFIGVEPVERLLFSSMEQAPADYIHDILKETKETVEQLFPPAV; from the coding sequence ATGAACCATCTAATTATATTTGCTCATCCCCAGCAAAGCTTAAATCAAACCTTATTAGATCTTGTTGTCAGCACTCTTTTGAACAATGGTCATAAAGTGACTGTTCGTGATGTTTATGCTCTTGGTTTTTCACCAGAACTAAGCATCTTGGAAAAGGCTGCGATCAAACGGGGTGATCTCCCAATTGCCATTCAAACAGAGCAGAAGCTGATTCAGCAAGCAGATGTCCTAACGTTTATTTTCCCCATTTGGTGGACAGGCTTACCCGCTATGCTAAAGGGCTATGTAGAACGCGTTTTTTCTGAGGGCTTCGCTTATCAAATCAATGAGCATGGGGCTATTGAAAACCTGCTTCGGCACAAAAAAGGTGTCATTATCAACACGCACGATGCTCCAAGGACCTTTCTTGACTCTAACCGGATCGTTTCCGCTTCCCACCGAATGACATCAGATACAGAAGTCTTCAATTTTATTGGTGTTGAGCCTGTTGAACGACTTTTGTTCAGCAGCATGGAGCAGGCACCAGCAGATTACATCCACGACATTCTGAAGGAAACAAAAGAAACGGTGGAGCAGCTTTTTCCGCCGGCTGTTTAA
- a CDS encoding NAD-dependent succinate-semialdehyde dehydrogenase — protein MTNELKVYNPATGEEIASVAQHTKEQIEDAISRSHQAFKVWAKTSAHERANIIRKWFDLMIEHKERLAKIITEENGKPYQEALGEIVYAAGYIEWYAEEAKRIYGRTIPSHTTNKRLFVTKQPVGPVAAITPWNFPAAMITRKAAPALAAGCTFIVKPAEDTPLTAIELVKLGHEAGIPEDALQWVVGDGKEVGEIFTDSPLIRKITFTGSTPVGKHLIKNSASTVKHVSMELGGHAPLIVDKDANLELAVKQAAASKFRNAGQTCVCANRLIVHEDIHEAFAQVFSKEVEKLKVGNGFEEGTSIGPIINKRGFDKIVSQIQDAVDKGAKILVGGDTHFDDDKSYYFVQPTVLTHVDPSMNIMHEETFGPVAPITTFKTLDEAIELANDTPFGLAAYFFTENYRNGLYISENLDYGIIGWNDGGPSAVQAPFGGMKESGIGREGGIEGIEPYLETKYVSIGLDE, from the coding sequence ATGACAAACGAACTCAAAGTGTATAATCCTGCAACAGGAGAAGAAATTGCTTCAGTTGCTCAGCATACAAAAGAACAGATCGAAGACGCCATTTCTCGCTCACATCAAGCATTCAAAGTATGGGCAAAAACGTCAGCGCATGAACGTGCCAATATCATTCGCAAGTGGTTTGATCTCATGATTGAACATAAAGAAAGGCTCGCAAAAATCATCACGGAAGAAAACGGGAAGCCGTATCAAGAAGCATTAGGCGAAATCGTTTATGCGGCTGGATATATTGAATGGTACGCAGAGGAAGCCAAACGAATCTACGGCAGAACCATTCCGTCACATACGACGAACAAACGCCTTTTTGTCACAAAGCAGCCAGTTGGACCTGTTGCGGCTATTACACCGTGGAATTTCCCAGCAGCCATGATCACGAGAAAGGCAGCACCAGCACTTGCAGCGGGCTGTACCTTTATTGTGAAGCCTGCCGAAGATACGCCGCTGACGGCTATTGAACTTGTGAAATTAGGCCACGAAGCCGGAATTCCAGAGGATGCCCTGCAATGGGTGGTTGGAGATGGAAAAGAAGTCGGTGAAATATTCACAGATAGTCCATTGATTCGCAAAATCACGTTCACAGGCTCAACGCCAGTCGGAAAGCATTTGATCAAAAACAGTGCAAGTACAGTCAAGCACGTATCAATGGAGCTTGGTGGTCATGCCCCGCTCATCGTAGACAAAGATGCCAACCTTGAACTAGCTGTCAAACAAGCAGCGGCATCTAAATTCCGTAATGCAGGACAAACCTGTGTCTGTGCCAACCGCTTAATTGTGCATGAAGACATTCATGAAGCATTTGCTCAAGTCTTTAGCAAAGAGGTCGAAAAGCTGAAAGTGGGAAATGGCTTTGAAGAGGGCACATCCATCGGCCCAATTATCAACAAGCGTGGCTTTGATAAAATTGTCAGCCAAATTCAAGATGCAGTCGATAAAGGGGCGAAAATCCTTGTCGGCGGAGATACGCATTTCGATGATGACAAGTCGTATTATTTTGTCCAGCCAACGGTTCTCACACATGTGGACCCTTCCATGAACATCATGCATGAAGAAACCTTTGGACCAGTGGCACCGATTACGACGTTCAAAACGCTAGATGAAGCGATTGAATTAGCGAACGATACACCTTTTGGTCTTGCAGCTTATTTTTTTACAGAAAATTATCGAAACGGCCTCTACATCTCAGAGAATCTTGATTACGGGATTATTGGCTGGAATGATGGCGGCCCATCGGCTGTTCAAGCACCATTCGGAGGAATGAAAGAAAGCGGAATTGGCCGTGAAGGCGGCATCGAAGGGATCGAACCTTATTTAGAAACCAAATATGTATCCATTGGTTTAGACGAATAG
- a CDS encoding APC family permease: protein MQKQQMAKTMSQSDVLFLSIGAMLGWGWVVLSGDWILTAGFLGSVIAFVIGGILVIFIGLTYAELSSAIPETGGGLVFVQRAFGMKSAFVSAWGVLFGYVSVITFEAVALPTVIDYVIPTQHVGFLWNIGGWDVYFTWVLIGSGGALFLTALNYIGAKPAAIFQSVFTVAIILTGFLLLGGATFNGDFANLEPMFQGGVGGLMAVLVMIPFLFVGFDVIPQVAAEINAPKKIIGRILIISIVSAVVFYLLIVFGVAAGLSKGQLEASSLATADAMVQLLGHQAFGTVLVIGGVAGIVTSWNAFIIGASRILYAMAERGMISKWFAYIHPKYKTPTNAILFLGALAFFAPLLGRPALVWIVNAGGVGIIVGYLIVSIAFMRLRKVEPELERPYRIKYWRTTGALAIGLSLLFLSFYFPGMPASLSWPAEWILLLGWALIGYILYVMNPRTKETVEHDKRTQSV from the coding sequence ATGCAAAAACAACAAATGGCAAAAACCATGTCGCAGTCTGACGTACTGTTTTTATCCATTGGTGCAATGCTTGGATGGGGCTGGGTTGTACTTTCGGGAGATTGGATTTTAACAGCTGGATTTTTAGGCAGTGTGATTGCCTTCGTTATAGGCGGTATTCTCGTCATTTTTATTGGACTGACGTATGCTGAGCTTTCGTCTGCGATTCCAGAGACAGGCGGAGGGCTCGTCTTTGTCCAGCGGGCATTTGGGATGAAATCAGCGTTCGTCTCAGCATGGGGCGTATTGTTTGGTTATGTGTCCGTCATTACGTTTGAGGCTGTTGCCTTGCCGACAGTTATTGATTATGTGATTCCAACACAGCATGTTGGCTTCCTATGGAATATAGGTGGATGGGACGTTTATTTCACATGGGTATTGATTGGTTCTGGCGGTGCACTGTTTTTAACAGCACTGAATTACATTGGGGCAAAGCCCGCAGCCATTTTTCAGTCTGTGTTCACAGTAGCGATTATTTTGACAGGCTTTCTCCTTTTAGGCGGCGCGACTTTTAATGGAGATTTTGCAAACCTTGAGCCAATGTTTCAAGGCGGGGTTGGCGGGCTTATGGCCGTGTTAGTCATGATTCCTTTTTTATTCGTTGGTTTTGATGTGATTCCGCAAGTAGCAGCAGAGATTAATGCGCCAAAGAAAATCATTGGGAGAATTTTAATTATCTCCATCGTGAGTGCGGTCGTATTTTACCTACTTATTGTCTTTGGGGTAGCTGCGGGGCTATCAAAAGGACAGCTTGAAGCCTCTTCATTGGCGACAGCAGATGCCATGGTGCAGCTTCTCGGTCATCAAGCATTTGGGACAGTGCTTGTCATTGGCGGTGTAGCAGGGATTGTGACGAGCTGGAATGCTTTTATTATCGGTGCAAGCCGTATTCTATACGCGATGGCGGAAAGAGGCATGATTTCCAAATGGTTTGCGTATATTCATCCAAAGTATAAAACGCCGACAAATGCCATTTTATTTCTTGGTGCTTTGGCCTTTTTCGCTCCATTATTAGGGCGCCCTGCTCTCGTATGGATTGTCAATGCGGGCGGTGTCGGGATCATCGTCGGGTACTTAATTGTGTCCATTGCTTTTATGAGACTTCGCAAAGTAGAACCAGAGCTTGAGCGTCCGTACCGCATTAAATATTGGCGAACGACAGGCGCTTTAGCCATCGGGCTAAGTCTCCTTTTTCTTTCATTTTATTTTCCAGGGATGCCGGCCTCCTTATCATGGCCAGCTGAATGGATATTGCTTTTAGGTTGGGCACTCATTGGGTATATACTATATGTAATGAATCCAAGAACGAAGGAGACGGTAGAGCATGACAAACGAACTCAAAGTGTATAA
- a CDS encoding PLP-dependent aminotransferase family protein yields the protein MLTIQLDQTGANGFIYHQIYTKIKGEILNRNLQPHDQLPSKRELADTLNVSVNSVNGAYQQLLAEGYLYSVERKGFFVESLETFHESGQLKSSTLPADLKEEPIARDDWYSFSHISVDTTHFPFKSWLKSEQKAISLHQEAFGELPHPQGVYELRETIARLIGLARGVKCYPEQLILSAGTQSLIHSLSSILPADQVYGLENPGYRRLYQMLKNNHHRIETIGIDQKGVRMSDIQKKEPNVLIITPSHQFPTGVIMPISRRIQLLNWAADEHDRYIIEDDYDSEFKYGTDSIPALQSLDRYDKVIYMGTFSKSLLPGLRLSYMVLPQHLLRRYKEEQHFFIQTANLFTQYTLLHFIKDGAYQRHIKRMNGLYEEKRKQLIEELDTVFVDNVRIIGENAGLHFIAEFRSNRTQHEILQRAKERKLKMYGMDRFTLDEQLPGHQEGFVPLVLGFSHMRPEDIEPAVKRLYESIYGK from the coding sequence ATGCTGACAATTCAACTAGACCAAACAGGGGCAAACGGATTTATTTATCATCAAATTTACACGAAAATTAAAGGTGAAATTTTAAATCGAAATCTTCAGCCGCATGATCAATTACCTTCCAAACGAGAGTTAGCCGATACTTTAAATGTCAGCGTCAATTCAGTGAATGGCGCATATCAGCAGCTGCTTGCCGAGGGATATTTATATTCGGTTGAACGCAAAGGTTTTTTCGTGGAATCACTAGAAACGTTTCATGAATCAGGTCAGCTGAAATCCTCTACACTCCCAGCAGATTTAAAGGAAGAGCCGATTGCACGGGACGATTGGTATTCCTTTTCACATATCTCAGTCGATACCACTCATTTTCCCTTTAAAAGCTGGTTGAAAAGTGAACAAAAGGCGATCAGCCTCCACCAAGAAGCGTTTGGCGAGCTTCCGCATCCACAAGGTGTGTACGAGCTTCGGGAAACGATTGCCCGGTTAATCGGGCTGGCAAGAGGAGTCAAATGCTATCCAGAACAGCTCATTTTAAGTGCAGGCACGCAGTCACTTATCCATTCGTTATCAAGCATTCTTCCAGCCGATCAAGTATACGGGTTAGAAAACCCTGGCTATCGCCGGCTCTATCAAATGCTAAAAAACAATCATCACCGAATTGAAACGATAGGCATTGATCAAAAAGGAGTGCGGATGAGTGACATTCAGAAGAAAGAGCCGAATGTGTTGATCATTACCCCTTCACATCAATTCCCAACAGGGGTGATTATGCCAATTTCCCGGCGGATTCAGCTCTTAAACTGGGCAGCCGATGAGCATGACCGTTATATCATTGAGGATGATTATGACAGTGAATTCAAGTATGGGACTGACAGCATTCCAGCGCTGCAAAGTTTGGATCGATATGACAAAGTCATTTATATGGGGACCTTTTCAAAATCATTGCTGCCAGGCTTAAGGCTAAGCTACATGGTGCTCCCGCAGCATTTATTAAGACGCTATAAGGAAGAACAGCACTTTTTCATTCAAACGGCCAACCTTTTTACACAATACACCCTTCTTCATTTTATAAAGGATGGTGCGTATCAGCGGCATATTAAAAGAATGAATGGTTTATATGAGGAAAAGCGGAAGCAGCTCATTGAAGAGCTCGACACGGTTTTTGTTGACAATGTACGGATTATTGGGGAAAATGCTGGACTTCATTTTATCGCAGAGTTCCGCTCAAACCGCACGCAGCATGAGATTTTACAGCGTGCCAAAGAAAGAAAGCTGAAAATGTATGGGATGGACCGTTTTACCCTTGATGAGCAATTACCGGGGCATCAGGAAGGCTTTGTTCCACTCGTTCTTGGCTTCTCTCATATGCGGCCAGAGGATATTGAGCCAGCGGTAAAACGACTGTATGAGTCGATTTATGGGAAATAA
- a CDS encoding YcnI family protein: protein MKKYVKALLPMLLASFLLAIPVSAHVTVKPDTSATNAWETYTLKVPSESDSPTTKVVLTIPKGVEFQQYEPVSGWKTSTEEKDGKVTRVTWEATGKGVLAGQFQQFVFVAKNPEKAGEAAWDAYQYYKDGTVVEWTGDQDADKPHSITNIVASNTVTDSHGQEKPKEEKASETASNSSSPLVLGLSIAALVVALIALVLAFRKK, encoded by the coding sequence ATGAAAAAATACGTTAAAGCTTTATTACCAATGCTTCTCGCTTCATTTTTATTGGCGATTCCTGTGAGTGCTCACGTCACAGTCAAACCTGATACGTCTGCGACAAATGCGTGGGAAACCTATACGTTAAAAGTTCCTTCTGAGAGTGACAGCCCAACGACTAAGGTTGTCTTGACAATACCTAAAGGCGTCGAATTCCAACAATATGAGCCAGTCTCTGGATGGAAAACGTCAACTGAAGAAAAAGATGGCAAGGTGACAAGAGTGACTTGGGAAGCAACCGGTAAAGGCGTGCTTGCCGGACAGTTCCAGCAATTCGTTTTTGTAGCGAAAAACCCTGAAAAAGCAGGGGAAGCTGCATGGGATGCGTATCAATATTATAAGGATGGAACGGTCGTTGAATGGACTGGCGATCAAGATGCTGATAAGCCGCATTCGATCACAAACATTGTCGCATCTAATACGGTAACGGATTCACATGGTCAAGAAAAACCAAAAGAAGAAAAGGCATCTGAAACAGCCTCCAATTCTTCTTCACCACTTGTGCTAGGGTTGTCCATTGCTGCTCTAGTCGTAGCACTGATTGCGCTTGTGCTTGCTTTTAGAAAGAAATAA
- a CDS encoding PTS sugar transporter subunit IIA — protein sequence MKQVLSKDNIFLNEQAGSKEEAIKKAGEVLVANGYVTSDYVDKMFERENISSTFMGNGIAIPHGTEDAKAAVLHSGISIIQIPDGVEYGEGNIAKVVFGIAGKNNEHLDILSQIAIVCSEEENVERIIHAKDQDELIAIFNEVN from the coding sequence ATGAAACAAGTACTATCAAAAGACAATATTTTTCTAAACGAACAAGCAGGCTCGAAAGAAGAAGCCATTAAAAAAGCAGGCGAAGTCCTAGTGGCAAATGGCTATGTCACAAGTGATTATGTTGACAAAATGTTTGAAAGAGAAAATATCTCGTCTACATTTATGGGCAACGGGATTGCGATTCCTCATGGAACAGAGGATGCGAAAGCAGCTGTCCTTCATTCTGGGATTTCCATCATTCAAATTCCAGATGGCGTTGAATACGGCGAAGGAAATATCGCCAAAGTCGTCTTTGGCATCGCAGGTAAAAACAACGAACATCTCGATATTCTTTCTCAAATTGCGATTGTCTGTTCAGAAGAGGAAAATGTAGAACGCATCATCCATGCAAAGGATCAGGATGAATTGATCGCCATCTTTAACGAGGTGAACTAA
- a CDS encoding PTS mannitol transporter subunit IICB, which yields MQEKSGFRVKVQRFGSYLSGMIMPNIGAFIAWGLITALFIPSGYLPNEQLASLVGPMINYLLPLLIGYTGGKLVYDHRGGVLGATATIGVIVGSDIPMFLGAMIMGPLGGYLIKKIDQLFKDRIKSGFEMLVNNFTAGILGAILVAIAFYAIGPVVLGLNKALAAGVDIIVNAHLLPLASIFIEPAKVLFLNNAINQGILGPLGVEQAAKTGQSVLFLLETNPGPGLGVLLAYMFFGRGNAKQSAPGAIVIQFLGGIHEIYFPYILMKPKLILAVIAGGASGVLTFTLLNAGLKAVPSPGSIIALMLMSPKGGHLAVLAGVVVATVVSFLVASVILKASKAVDEDLTAATEKMQDMKGKKSAAASALTAQKEDAEANEQAASPSDVNPDDVNKIIFACDAGMGSSAMGASILKNKVKKAELDIDVTNTSISNIPNDADVVFTHKDLTDRAKAKLPGAVHISVDNFLNSPKYDELIEKLKK from the coding sequence ATGCAGGAAAAAAGCGGATTCCGCGTAAAAGTACAGCGCTTTGGAAGCTATTTAAGCGGCATGATTATGCCGAATATTGGAGCATTTATCGCTTGGGGACTCATTACGGCCTTATTCATTCCGAGTGGCTATTTGCCAAATGAACAATTAGCTTCACTTGTTGGCCCAATGATCAACTACTTACTGCCGCTCTTAATTGGTTACACAGGCGGTAAACTCGTATACGACCATCGAGGCGGGGTACTCGGTGCAACTGCGACGATTGGGGTCATTGTCGGTTCGGACATTCCAATGTTTTTAGGTGCCATGATCATGGGACCACTTGGCGGTTACTTGATTAAGAAAATTGATCAGCTCTTCAAAGATCGAATCAAATCGGGCTTTGAAATGCTTGTGAATAACTTTACGGCAGGGATTTTAGGTGCCATTCTTGTCGCGATTGCCTTCTACGCCATCGGACCAGTGGTACTTGGTCTAAATAAAGCCCTTGCGGCAGGTGTAGATATCATTGTGAATGCACATTTGCTTCCGCTAGCAAGTATTTTCATTGAACCAGCGAAAGTCTTGTTCTTAAACAATGCGATTAATCAAGGGATCTTAGGTCCTTTAGGAGTAGAGCAAGCGGCGAAGACAGGGCAGTCCGTTCTGTTCTTGCTTGAAACAAACCCAGGGCCAGGTTTAGGTGTTCTACTTGCATACATGTTCTTCGGAAGAGGGAATGCAAAGCAGTCTGCACCGGGTGCGATTGTCATTCAATTTTTAGGAGGAATTCATGAGATTTACTTCCCGTACATCTTAATGAAACCAAAGCTCATTTTGGCGGTGATTGCAGGGGGAGCGAGCGGCGTTCTGACCTTTACCCTGTTAAATGCAGGCTTAAAGGCTGTGCCGTCACCAGGAAGTATTATCGCTCTCATGCTGATGTCACCAAAAGGCGGACATCTTGCTGTTCTAGCAGGTGTTGTCGTGGCTACCGTCGTCTCATTCCTTGTCGCTTCTGTGATTTTAAAAGCTTCAAAAGCAGTTGACGAAGACTTAACAGCAGCAACAGAAAAAATGCAGGACATGAAAGGGAAGAAAAGCGCAGCCGCCTCTGCTCTTACAGCACAAAAAGAAGACGCTGAAGCAAATGAGCAAGCAGCATCTCCAAGTGATGTCAATCCAGATGATGTGAACAAAATCATCTTTGCCTGTGATGCAGGAATGGGCTCAAGTGCAATGGGCGCATCCATCTTAAAGAATAAAGTCAAAAAGGCAGAGCTTGATATTGATGTGACAAACACATCCATCAGCAACATTCCAAATGATGCTGATGTGGTCTTCACTCATAAAGATTTAACAGACAGAGCCAAGGCAAAATTGCCAGGCGCTGTGCATATCTCAGTTGATAATTTCTTAAACAGCCCGAAATACGATGAGCTGATTGAGAAATTGAAAAAATAA
- the gabT gene encoding 4-aminobutyrate--2-oxoglutarate transaminase, whose amino-acid sequence MSQTTTNRFSTEEWQGKRDQYVARGVSNGNRHLAAKGKGAELFDIDGKRFIDFAGAIGTLNVGHSHPKVVEAVKAQADSLIHPGFNVMMYESYIELAEKLCRLTPGDHDKKAIFLNSGAEAVENAVKIARKYTKRQAVVSFTRGFHGRTNMTMSMTSKVKPYKFGFGPFASEVYQAPYPYYYQKPEGLSDAAYDEYIIDQFNQFFVAAVAPETVACVVMEPVQGEGGFIVPSKRFVQHVASFCQQHGIVFVADEIQTGFARTGKYFAIEHFDVVPDLITVSKSLAAGLPLSGVVGRKELLDAADPGELGGTYAGSPLGCVAALAVLDIIESEQLNQRSEHIGQVIEDKANEWRSKYSFIGEVRRLGAMAAIEIVEDQTTRTPDKKTAAAIAAYANKHGLLLLTAGINGNIIRFLTPLVITDELLHEGLGIIEDAFKAR is encoded by the coding sequence ATGAGTCAAACGACAACAAACCGTTTTTCAACAGAGGAATGGCAGGGGAAAAGAGATCAATATGTCGCAAGAGGCGTGAGTAATGGCAACCGTCATCTTGCAGCAAAAGGGAAGGGAGCCGAGCTGTTCGATATCGATGGGAAACGTTTTATCGATTTTGCCGGTGCTATCGGTACGTTAAATGTAGGGCATTCACATCCAAAGGTTGTGGAAGCCGTCAAAGCACAGGCAGACAGTCTGATTCACCCAGGATTCAACGTGATGATGTACGAATCGTATATTGAATTAGCTGAAAAGCTATGCCGCCTTACACCAGGCGATCATGACAAGAAAGCCATTTTCCTTAATTCAGGTGCAGAAGCTGTTGAAAATGCGGTGAAAATTGCACGTAAATATACGAAAAGACAGGCCGTTGTCTCGTTTACAAGAGGCTTCCACGGCAGAACGAATATGACGATGAGCATGACGAGTAAGGTCAAGCCGTATAAATTTGGGTTCGGACCATTTGCGTCAGAGGTGTATCAAGCGCCATACCCGTATTACTATCAGAAGCCAGAAGGGTTAAGCGATGCAGCCTACGATGAGTACATCATTGATCAATTCAATCAATTCTTCGTCGCTGCCGTTGCACCAGAAACCGTTGCGTGTGTGGTCATGGAGCCAGTCCAAGGGGAGGGCGGATTCATTGTACCATCGAAGCGTTTTGTTCAGCATGTAGCTTCATTCTGTCAGCAGCACGGGATTGTCTTTGTAGCAGATGAGATCCAAACAGGCTTTGCGAGAACAGGGAAATATTTTGCGATTGAGCACTTTGATGTGGTGCCTGACTTAATCACTGTGTCAAAATCTCTTGCAGCTGGCCTGCCGCTGAGCGGTGTCGTCGGCAGAAAAGAACTGCTTGATGCGGCAGATCCAGGGGAGCTAGGGGGAACATATGCAGGAAGTCCATTAGGCTGCGTGGCAGCACTAGCGGTTCTTGATATTATTGAATCAGAACAACTGAATCAACGATCTGAGCACATCGGACAAGTCATTGAGGACAAAGCGAATGAGTGGAGAAGTAAGTACTCATTCATCGGGGAAGTCCGGCGATTAGGGGCAATGGCGGCCATTGAAATTGTGGAAGATCAAACAACGCGTACACCAGATAAGAAAACAGCCGCAGCGATTGCAGCCTATGCAAACAAGCACGGACTACTCTTATTAACGGCAGGGATTAATGGGAATATTATTCGCTTTTTAACACCACTTGTCATCACAGATGAGCTGCTTCATGAAGGACTAGGGATCATCGAGGACGCCTTCAAAGCACGCTAA
- a CDS encoding copper resistance CopC/CopD family protein codes for MLKHSKWLLLLIVTFAFFIPKEAFAHAYVVSSNPAANEELEKQPPSVSITFSEGIESGFHAIKVLNAKGDRVDQGDTVIKDQKIMEAALKKDLPKGIYTIQWNAVSADGHSVSGMIPFSIGKADGGFDQLDQGQTNESIDVASTIDKAFLYTSFSLFLGTILFGLFWFKAAISPVLAKRMKRLLTLSLIMMGGALVFQLPIQTKSAADVSFWGAFQPALLQETIASTSGGSLWMMLMVSFVLLTIWSLVAMKKGDFTSFRVWLFPLLLFAVLLWLKAQIGHPAATDNKILTTSLDFIHLVSASIWVGGLTAIVLLLLKKLPNEDQPLIRNTLTAFHPWALLSVGLIVFSGFVNAIFILQSFDALFESAYGRTFLIKLGLFILMGLLGLVHYLMLRWEKKQKQNVSLRAEWIIGIAILLLTAVFTNIPSPPPPAPEPFFGANQVEHRDIVSMSITPNAPGKNTFEVAFTKKDGQTITDIQSVSAKIHKVALFGEEKPSEFQLKRLKNGHYSAENLLLNEKGTWKIDIHALTGSFENIDTTFIRRN; via the coding sequence TTGTTGAAACATAGTAAGTGGCTTCTGCTCCTTATCGTTACGTTTGCTTTTTTCATTCCAAAGGAAGCATTTGCCCATGCATACGTCGTCAGCTCGAATCCAGCAGCAAATGAAGAGCTGGAGAAGCAGCCTCCTTCGGTCTCTATCACATTTAGTGAAGGAATTGAAAGTGGATTTCATGCCATTAAGGTGCTAAATGCAAAAGGAGATCGTGTGGATCAAGGTGATACGGTCATCAAAGATCAAAAAATCATGGAAGCTGCTTTAAAAAAGGATTTACCAAAGGGAATTTACACCATTCAATGGAATGCTGTATCAGCAGACGGACACTCTGTCTCTGGCATGATCCCGTTTAGTATTGGCAAAGCGGATGGCGGTTTTGACCAATTAGATCAAGGTCAAACGAATGAATCCATCGATGTTGCCTCGACCATTGATAAAGCCTTTCTTTATACGTCGTTTAGCTTATTTCTCGGGACCATTTTGTTTGGACTGTTTTGGTTTAAAGCAGCCATTTCACCTGTATTAGCGAAACGAATGAAACGGCTTTTGACATTGTCACTGATCATGATGGGCGGTGCACTCGTGTTCCAGCTGCCGATTCAAACAAAATCAGCGGCAGACGTGTCTTTTTGGGGAGCATTTCAGCCAGCGCTTTTACAAGAAACCATTGCGTCGACTTCTGGCGGTAGTTTGTGGATGATGCTCATGGTGTCATTTGTTCTTCTGACCATTTGGAGCCTAGTTGCGATGAAAAAAGGGGATTTCACTTCTTTTCGGGTATGGTTGTTTCCACTGCTCCTATTCGCAGTACTTCTCTGGCTGAAGGCACAAATCGGACATCCAGCAGCAACGGATAATAAAATACTGACAACGTCACTTGATTTCATCCATCTCGTTTCTGCATCAATCTGGGTCGGTGGTTTAACAGCCATTGTGCTTTTATTGTTGAAGAAGCTGCCAAATGAAGATCAGCCGCTCATACGGAATACGTTAACAGCGTTTCACCCTTGGGCACTGCTTTCTGTTGGACTCATTGTGTTTTCAGGATTTGTAAATGCGATCTTTATTTTGCAATCGTTTGATGCTCTTTTCGAATCAGCATACGGACGAACCTTTTTAATCAAGCTTGGCTTATTTATCTTGATGGGCCTTCTTGGGCTTGTCCATTACTTGATGCTAAGATGGGAAAAGAAACAGAAACAAAACGTTTCGTTACGAGCTGAGTGGATCATCGGAATCGCTATCTTGTTATTAACAGCTGTATTCACCAATATTCCAAGCCCTCCTCCGCCTGCACCTGAGCCGTTCTTTGGCGCAAACCAGGTCGAGCATCGTGACATAGTGTCCATGAGCATTACCCCGAATGCCCCGGGGAAAAACACATTCGAGGTCGCATTTACGAAGAAGGATGGACAAACGATTACTGATATTCAATCTGTGTCAGCCAAGATCCATAAAGTCGCCTTATTCGGTGAAGAGAAACCGAGTGAATTTCAGCTCAAACGATTAAAAAATGGTCATTACTCTGCTGAAAACCTCTTGTTAAATGAAAAAGGTACTTGGAAAATTGACATCCATGCGTTAACTGGTTCTTTTGAAAATATTGATACCACATTTATTAGAAGAAACTAA